A genomic stretch from Pararhizobium sp. IMCC21322 includes:
- a CDS encoding YafY family protein, with amino-acid sequence MHILSRLERLDLLESWLKSDEPLVLKHAATELGVSLRTVNRDIEILRERGVPVEAERGRGGGVRLQSTWGVGRVNLTFEEVIDLLIGLAIGEHQHHAIQMAKANSIRRKLLASFSHPDQRRINSMRDRIRTGATSSSGVISSLDSDGIQVGDQLKRAFFLMRAIEIDYTDGHGAMSIRTVEPHYLVHNPPVWYVMCWDRLRNDIRTFRCDRIDNASVIDEHFALRPFAEFARTMEGNDTERI; translated from the coding sequence ATGCATATTCTATCTCGCCTGGAACGTCTCGATCTTCTGGAATCCTGGCTCAAATCTGACGAGCCCCTTGTCCTGAAACACGCAGCAACGGAGCTGGGTGTCAGTCTGCGCACGGTCAATCGCGACATTGAAATCCTGAGGGAGCGAGGTGTGCCGGTGGAAGCTGAAAGGGGCCGCGGCGGCGGTGTGCGTCTGCAAAGCACCTGGGGTGTTGGCCGGGTGAATTTGACCTTTGAGGAGGTCATCGATCTGCTGATCGGTCTTGCTATCGGCGAACACCAGCATCATGCCATTCAGATGGCAAAAGCCAACAGCATCCGGCGCAAACTGCTCGCCTCTTTTTCGCATCCCGATCAACGGCGCATAAACAGCATGCGTGATCGGATCAGAACAGGTGCGACATCGTCCAGCGGAGTCATATCCTCCCTCGATTCAGACGGCATACAGGTTGGAGATCAGCTCAAACGGGCCTTCTTTCTGATGCGCGCCATAGAAATCGATTATACGGACGGTCATGGTGCAATGTCTATAAGAACAGTTGAACCACACTACCTCGTCCACAATCCTCCGGTTTGGTACGTCATGTGCTGGGACCGATTGCGCAATGACATCCGAACGTTCCGCTGTGACCGTATCGACAACGCCAGCGTCATCGACGAACACTTTGCGCTGCGTCCGTTTGCCGAATTTGCACGAACGATGGAAGGCAATGACACGGAGCGCATTTAA
- the nqrF gene encoding NADH:ubiquinone reductase (Na(+)-transporting) subunit F, with product MNEILFGSLLLSVIVLALAIIVVLARSALMPVRAAVLMVNDQTELQTKTGQKLLYSLLENDILVPSACAGAGTCGLCRIKVEEGAPDTTPIEAGLFTKAELHDGMHLACQVMVRGDIKVHVPADILSVEAFSCRVISSRSLTPLIREVVLQLPASTELELVAGAFVQITAPPFTLAYADLKVPDAHEEVWKSMRDLRVDSDAAVTRAYSVSDRPEDLAAGRLVLNVRLALPPPSAPDAPPGIVSSWLFGLEEGAEVSASGPFGTFRAQDTEREMVFIGGGVGMAPLRAIIHEQLERVGTGRAMSFWYGARNEAELFYRRELDALAAKHANFNWTVALSDPAPSDNWSGSEGFVHSVVFKQHLQNHPTPEDCEYYLCGPPLMIRAVMTMLDDLGVDRDHIFNDDFGV from the coding sequence ATGAATGAAATCCTGTTTGGCAGCTTGCTCTTATCCGTCATCGTGCTGGCGCTGGCCATCATTGTTGTGTTGGCACGCTCGGCATTAATGCCGGTCCGTGCTGCCGTGCTGATGGTGAATGATCAAACCGAGCTTCAGACAAAAACCGGCCAGAAGCTGCTGTACAGTCTGCTTGAGAATGATATTCTGGTGCCCTCGGCTTGCGCCGGTGCCGGGACGTGTGGCCTGTGCCGGATCAAGGTCGAGGAAGGCGCGCCTGATACCACACCCATTGAAGCCGGGCTATTCACAAAAGCCGAATTGCATGATGGGATGCATCTGGCCTGTCAGGTTATGGTGCGTGGCGATATCAAGGTGCATGTGCCGGCAGACATTTTGTCTGTTGAGGCATTCTCCTGTCGCGTGATCTCCTCGCGTTCGCTCACCCCATTGATCCGTGAAGTGGTGCTGCAATTGCCGGCGAGCACAGAATTGGAGCTGGTTGCCGGTGCCTTTGTGCAGATTACCGCTCCGCCCTTCACGCTGGCTTATGCTGATTTGAAAGTGCCGGATGCGCATGAAGAGGTATGGAAATCCATGCGGGATTTGCGTGTTGACAGTGACGCTGCTGTCACGCGCGCCTATTCGGTTTCTGATCGCCCGGAAGATCTGGCTGCAGGACGACTCGTGCTGAATGTACGGCTGGCATTGCCGCCGCCCTCAGCCCCTGATGCGCCCCCTGGAATTGTGTCGTCCTGGCTGTTTGGCCTGGAAGAAGGTGCAGAGGTATCCGCATCCGGTCCGTTTGGCACGTTCCGGGCGCAGGATACAGAGCGCGAAATGGTGTTTATTGGCGGCGGGGTTGGTATGGCGCCCTTGCGTGCCATCATTCACGAGCAGCTTGAGCGTGTTGGCACTGGCCGGGCAATGAGCTTCTGGTATGGCGCTAGAAACGAAGCTGAGCTGTTTTACCGGCGAGAGCTGGATGCTCTGGCGGCGAAACATGCCAATTTCAACTGGACAGTCGCCCTGTCCGATCCTGCCCCGTCTGACAATTGGTCCGGGAGCGAGGGATTTGTGCATTCGGTTGTGTTCAAACAGCATCTGCAAAACCACCCGACCCCGGAAGACTGCGAGTATTATCTGTGCGGACCGCCGCTCATGATCCGCGCTGTCATGACCATGCTGGATGATCTCGGTGTGGACAGGGATCATATCTTCAACGATGATTTTGGAGTTTAG
- a CDS encoding RidA family protein, with protein sequence MIERIDTGPRMSKIVKHNGVAYLCGQVGDGDTVADQTRDCLSRVDALLHKAGSSREHILQATIWLADMKDFADMNSVWDAWVPKGFAPARACGEAKLAREALKVEIIIVAACD encoded by the coding sequence ATGATCGAGCGCATTGATACCGGACCACGAATGAGCAAAATTGTGAAACACAATGGCGTTGCTTATCTGTGCGGGCAAGTGGGTGACGGAGACACGGTTGCAGATCAGACGCGTGATTGTCTGTCTCGCGTCGATGCGCTGCTTCACAAAGCCGGGTCCTCTCGCGAACACATATTGCAGGCGACCATCTGGCTGGCAGACATGAAGGACTTTGCCGATATGAATTCGGTTTGGGACGCATGGGTTCCAAAGGGCTTTGCTCCGGCACGCGCATGTGGCGAAGCAAAACTGGCGCGCGAAGCGTTGAAAGTCGAGATCATCATCGTAGCTGCCTGCGATTGA
- a CDS encoding FAD:protein FMN transferase, which translates to MQISRRDMMLGLAATGIVLAGPAWAGSHISRGWAFGSFWRLVTADAQMARVAKSVVDAVVDDVTHSMSPYEPTSELSRFNTASTSDWLSMSGPSCTVVAEALRIATISKGAFDPTVGPLVARFGFGPIQGAVGRYDDIDVAPSTIRKRVPGLTLDLCGIAKGYALDRVVAGLSQAGIEDALIEIGGEVRALGMHPNGRAWKIGIADPLSNGAGVQRVVKPGILALATSGHAVNGVRAPVNISHIINPQSGRPAQMTLASVSVLAASGMEADALATALCAHGARAGIDLAERLGISALFVTDGSEAPLEVMTGGFDTHVEV; encoded by the coding sequence ATGCAGATTTCACGACGTGACATGATGCTTGGACTGGCTGCTACGGGTATTGTTCTGGCAGGTCCTGCATGGGCCGGGAGCCACATTTCCAGGGGATGGGCATTTGGCAGTTTCTGGCGGCTGGTCACGGCTGACGCCCAAATGGCGCGGGTGGCTAAATCCGTGGTGGATGCGGTTGTTGATGACGTCACACACAGCATGTCGCCTTACGAACCGACATCGGAACTTTCCCGTTTCAACACCGCAAGCACAAGTGATTGGCTGTCCATGTCGGGGCCGAGTTGCACGGTTGTGGCAGAAGCGCTGCGCATTGCAACAATTTCAAAAGGAGCGTTTGACCCGACGGTTGGCCCTTTGGTGGCACGGTTCGGTTTTGGCCCGATCCAGGGGGCTGTCGGACGGTATGACGATATCGATGTTGCGCCAAGCACCATTCGCAAACGGGTGCCGGGACTGACGCTGGATTTGTGCGGAATTGCCAAAGGCTATGCGCTGGACCGGGTTGTTGCTGGCCTGTCTCAAGCAGGTATTGAAGACGCCCTGATCGAGATTGGCGGTGAAGTGCGCGCGTTGGGGATGCACCCAAATGGGCGTGCGTGGAAAATCGGCATAGCGGATCCGCTGTCAAATGGTGCAGGTGTGCAGCGCGTTGTGAAGCCGGGAATTCTGGCGCTTGCCACATCCGGTCACGCAGTGAATGGCGTTCGTGCGCCGGTCAATATCAGCCATATCATCAATCCGCAGTCCGGGCGGCCTGCCCAAATGACGCTTGCTTCTGTTTCTGTTCTGGCAGCGTCCGGCATGGAAGCGGATGCGCTTGCTACGGCCCTTTGCGCACATGGTGCCAGGGCAGGGATTGATCTGGCTGAACGTCTTGGAATTTCGGCTCTGTTTGTAACGGATGGATCGGAAGCACCTTTGGAAGTTATGACCGGCGGGTTTGATACCCATGTTGAGGTCTGA
- the nqrE gene encoding NADH:ubiquinone reductase (Na(+)-transporting) subunit E, with product MTELLIASIFQENLALSFFLGICTFLAVSERIETAFGLGIAVIVVQTITVPVNNLIYNGLLIEGAWAFIGLPDIDLTFLKFVAFIGLIAAMVQILEMLLDRFAPALYRALGIFLPLLTVNCAILGGSLFMVERQYSFTDSVIYGFGSGAGWALAIVTFAAIRERLKYSDMPAGLRGLGNAFLITGLLSLGFSAFAGAGL from the coding sequence ATGACCGAGCTTCTGATTGCGTCGATATTTCAGGAAAATCTGGCGCTGTCCTTTTTCCTGGGCATCTGCACGTTTCTGGCCGTGTCAGAGCGTATCGAAACAGCCTTCGGGTTGGGCATTGCCGTCATTGTGGTTCAAACCATCACGGTTCCCGTGAATAATCTGATTTACAACGGGTTGTTGATCGAAGGGGCATGGGCCTTTATTGGCCTGCCGGATATTGATCTGACTTTTCTCAAATTTGTTGCCTTTATCGGCCTGATCGCGGCGATGGTGCAAATTCTGGAAATGTTGCTGGATCGATTTGCGCCTGCTCTCTACCGCGCCCTTGGTATTTTCCTGCCATTGCTGACCGTGAACTGCGCCATTCTGGGTGGCAGCCTGTTTATGGTTGAGCGGCAATACAGTTTTACAGACTCCGTCATTTATGGCTTTGGCAGCGGTGCAGGCTGGGCCTTGGCCATTGTCACATTCGCCGCCATTCGCGAGCGGTTGAAATACAGTGATATGCCAGCAGGCCTGCGGGGCCTTGGCAACGCCTTTCTCATCACCGGTCTTCTCTCGCTCGGATTTTCCGCTTTTGCAGGGGCTGGTCTATGA
- the nqrC gene encoding NADH:ubiquinone reductase (Na(+)-transporting) subunit C, with protein sequence MLNPIEVWRGFLARDNDDRVKVYGVAVLVALVCAIVISTASVTLRPMQEAHLEAERQARMDAMLDRLPSMRAIMQEAGVDALETRLVDLESGAFVSDINPDSYDAQAALNDPEQSVAIPAEADVAGLQRRALYAPVYLLESDGELLLVVLPVSGVGYQSTLRAMLALEADLNTVAALTIIEQGDTPGLGARIEDAAWQAQWQGKQIADDSGEIVISVVRGQATGPFEVDGISGASRTGNGVANMVRYWLGDHGFGPFLNRLQQEGL encoded by the coding sequence TTGCTTAACCCCATTGAAGTGTGGCGCGGATTTCTGGCGCGAGACAATGATGACCGCGTCAAGGTTTACGGTGTTGCGGTATTGGTTGCCCTTGTGTGTGCCATTGTGATTTCCACCGCCTCTGTAACCCTGCGACCGATGCAGGAAGCGCATCTGGAGGCGGAGCGGCAGGCGCGGATGGATGCTATGCTGGACAGATTGCCAAGCATGCGCGCCATCATGCAGGAAGCCGGTGTTGATGCCTTGGAAACGCGCCTTGTGGATCTGGAAAGTGGCGCATTTGTTTCCGACATTAATCCTGACAGCTACGACGCTCAGGCCGCTCTTAATGACCCGGAGCAAAGTGTTGCCATTCCGGCTGAGGCTGATGTTGCGGGTCTTCAAAGACGTGCGCTTTATGCGCCGGTTTATCTTCTGGAAAGTGATGGCGAGTTGCTGCTTGTTGTTCTGCCGGTCAGTGGTGTGGGTTATCAATCCACTTTGCGGGCCATGCTGGCACTTGAAGCTGATCTGAATACGGTTGCGGCGCTGACGATTATCGAGCAGGGCGACACCCCTGGCCTTGGTGCCCGCATTGAAGATGCCGCCTGGCAGGCCCAATGGCAGGGTAAGCAGATTGCTGATGACAGCGGCGAGATTGTTATTTCAGTTGTCCGCGGGCAGGCCACCGGGCCCTTTGAGGTGGACGGGATTTCCGGCGCATCACGCACCGGAAACGGGGTGGCGAATATGGTGCGATATTGGTTGGGAGACCACGGATTTGGCCCCTTTCTGAACCGTCTGCAGCAGGAAGGACTTTGA
- a CDS encoding glucose 1-dehydrogenase: MGIVSGKTALVTGAGAGIGRATARKFSAEGAKVVVSDIDSTGGIETVRLIHADGGKAIFIQADCSKPEDVKALIEGVVEEYESLDCVCNNAGIEGKIAPFAEQTIENYDAVMNVNARGMFLCLRAEIREMLTSGGGAIVNLASIAGLIGFPGIAPYTASKHAVNGLTKNAALEYGKDGIRVNSICPGGIDTRMLDSLAEQTSDGQQTSQQMMAPLHPLGRIGTPEEVAELIVWLCSDRAAFVTGANIPIDGGYVAQ; encoded by the coding sequence ATGGGTATTGTATCTGGTAAAACGGCACTGGTCACGGGCGCCGGAGCCGGTATCGGACGTGCGACAGCGCGTAAATTCAGCGCCGAAGGTGCCAAAGTTGTTGTCTCGGATATAGACAGCACAGGCGGGATAGAAACTGTTCGGCTTATTCACGCAGATGGCGGTAAAGCAATTTTCATTCAGGCGGACTGCAGCAAGCCTGAAGACGTCAAAGCCCTGATCGAGGGTGTGGTCGAGGAGTATGAGTCCCTTGACTGTGTTTGCAATAATGCCGGCATTGAGGGGAAAATTGCCCCCTTCGCCGAACAGACCATCGAGAATTACGACGCCGTCATGAACGTAAATGCCCGTGGCATGTTTTTATGCCTTCGGGCCGAAATCCGGGAAATGCTGACATCCGGTGGCGGTGCCATTGTCAATCTAGCATCGATTGCGGGTCTCATCGGGTTTCCAGGCATTGCTCCCTATACCGCATCAAAACATGCTGTGAATGGTCTGACGAAAAATGCGGCCCTTGAATATGGCAAGGATGGGATTCGGGTAAACTCCATCTGCCCGGGCGGTATTGACACACGCATGCTGGATTCTCTTGCAGAACAGACCAGCGACGGCCAGCAAACCAGCCAACAGATGATGGCACCGCTTCATCCCCTTGGGCGCATTGGAACGCCAGAAGAAGTGGCTGAACTGATCGTCTGGCTGTGCTCCGATCGGGCCGCTTTCGTAACAGGTGCGAACATTCCAATTGATGGTGGCTATGTCGCTCAATAG
- a CDS encoding LysR family transcriptional regulator: protein MNEMKIDWDNLHLFLAVAREGGLSPAAKVTQRSAATLGRRMLALERAMGRELFVRHDRGYEMTSEARKLLEGLTEIEARIVRLTARPGATERPLVKVSAGTWTTLALLEKLDEITGQPADIRLRFVSAETTLDMPRREVVIGFRNRRPTEESLAGRNLSRVEFAPYARAAAPERWIKVLADTPSARWLDKTIGNDAVCEVNAPRNSLDLALAGKGIALLPTFIGDGQKGLKRTGGTIPELSHDQWIVTHQDDRHLPEVRRTIDRMCRVLEERHRQ from the coding sequence ATGAATGAAATGAAAATCGACTGGGACAATCTTCATCTCTTTCTCGCGGTCGCACGGGAAGGTGGTCTGTCGCCAGCCGCGAAAGTGACCCAACGCAGTGCTGCCACATTGGGTCGGCGTATGCTCGCGCTTGAACGGGCAATGGGGCGCGAATTGTTTGTCCGGCACGATCGCGGTTATGAAATGACAAGCGAGGCGCGCAAACTGCTGGAGGGTCTGACCGAGATCGAAGCCCGGATCGTCAGACTGACAGCCAGGCCCGGCGCGACGGAACGCCCGCTTGTAAAAGTTTCTGCGGGGACATGGACGACTCTCGCCCTTTTGGAAAAACTGGACGAGATCACAGGTCAGCCCGCCGACATTAGACTGCGCTTCGTATCTGCCGAAACCACCCTCGACATGCCACGCCGCGAAGTTGTCATCGGCTTTCGCAATCGCCGTCCGACCGAGGAAAGTCTGGCAGGGCGCAATCTGTCACGAGTCGAATTCGCGCCCTACGCACGTGCAGCCGCGCCGGAGCGCTGGATCAAGGTGCTGGCCGATACGCCATCAGCGCGCTGGCTGGACAAAACCATTGGCAATGATGCGGTGTGCGAAGTCAACGCCCCGCGCAACAGCCTCGACCTGGCACTGGCAGGCAAAGGCATTGCCCTGTTACCAACATTCATAGGCGATGGCCAAAAGGGATTGAAGCGAACCGGCGGCACCATCCCTGAATTATCACACGATCAGTGGATCGTAACGCATCAGGACGACCGCCACCTGCCAGAGGTGCGCCGCACCATTGACCGAATGTGTCGTGTGCTTGAAGAACGCCATCGACAATGA
- a CDS encoding glutathione S-transferase C-terminal domain-containing protein — protein MTQPKDNSVEESQIDATTRRAKGEFVRGISGFRSVLGEDPDFPAKPGRYHLFVAFNCPWCHRVTLARNLLGLQDSITMDVAFPNRTGDDDPAGPNQWEFNPDRIATLTGTTLSECTLETATGQNFRRVKQVYEAEGSDEKSVPVLYDKKTRRIVANESAEIIRMLNAQAGALGSNMTDADRPNLYPLDKGLAALRQDIDLLNDEIYQAINNGAYKAGFSSSQDIYAAAFQTYFDMLDELEARLASDNRPYLTGDNFTEADLRLFPTLYRHDPVYYVRMKLNGAKILDYPHLWRWLCRVHALPGVADSNSLDHCRQGYFGRSWNNVVPLGPFRPMTYPEAYLHPELAG, from the coding sequence ATGACGCAACCCAAAGATAATTCGGTTGAGGAATCCCAAATAGATGCCACCACTCGGCGCGCCAAAGGCGAGTTTGTGCGTGGCATCAGCGGATTCCGCAGTGTCCTTGGTGAAGACCCGGATTTTCCGGCTAAGCCCGGTCGCTACCATCTGTTCGTCGCATTCAACTGCCCCTGGTGCCATCGTGTCACTCTGGCCCGCAACCTTCTTGGTCTGCAGGACAGCATCACGATGGACGTGGCGTTCCCCAACCGGACGGGCGATGACGATCCGGCCGGACCCAATCAATGGGAGTTCAATCCGGACCGCATCGCGACATTGACCGGCACAACACTCTCCGAATGCACTCTTGAAACCGCAACAGGCCAGAATTTTCGGCGGGTCAAACAGGTCTATGAGGCAGAGGGATCAGATGAGAAGTCTGTCCCTGTGCTTTATGACAAGAAGACCAGGCGTATTGTCGCAAATGAAAGCGCCGAAATCATCAGAATGCTGAATGCGCAAGCTGGCGCGCTTGGAAGCAATATGACTGACGCAGACAGACCGAACCTTTATCCGTTGGACAAGGGTTTGGCAGCGTTACGCCAGGACATCGACCTGCTGAATGACGAGATTTATCAGGCCATCAATAATGGCGCATACAAAGCCGGTTTTTCGTCCAGTCAGGACATCTATGCCGCCGCGTTTCAAACCTACTTCGATATGCTGGATGAACTGGAAGCGCGTCTTGCCTCCGATAATCGCCCCTATCTGACCGGCGATAATTTTACCGAGGCCGATCTGCGATTGTTCCCGACCCTTTATCGCCACGACCCGGTCTATTATGTTCGCATGAAGTTGAACGGCGCGAAAATTCTGGACTATCCTCACTTGTGGCGCTGGCTTTGCCGGGTCCATGCCTTACCCGGCGTCGCAGACAGCAATTCACTGGATCATTGTCGTCAGGGGTATTTTGGACGGTCATGGAACAATGTCGTCCCGCTAGGCCCATTCCGCCCGATGACCTACCCGGAAGCCTATTTGCATCCTGAGTTGGCAGGATGA
- the nqrM gene encoding (Na+)-NQR maturation NqrM translates to METLVFAFVILLVSMGGLALGAMAGRKPIKGSCGGLACVKGIDCGACRAKRTLEEPQ, encoded by the coding sequence ATGGAAACACTTGTCTTTGCTTTCGTAATTTTGCTGGTGTCGATGGGCGGCCTTGCTCTTGGCGCAATGGCCGGTCGCAAACCGATCAAAGGATCCTGTGGCGGTCTGGCCTGTGTGAAAGGTATTGATTGTGGCGCCTGCCGCGCAAAACGCACATTGGAGGAGCCGCAATGA
- a CDS encoding NADH:ubiquinone reductase (Na(+)-transporting) subunit D, whose translation MAALMKHISTPLINNNPITLQILGICSALAVTTSLITALTMAMALTIVLCVASGLISLIRNHIPTVIRLIVQITIIASLVIVIDEILRAYAFQISRQLSIFVGLIVTNCLVLGRAEAFAMRNPVMPSILDGLGNGLGYSLILIIVGSIRELLGAGTLLNYAVLTPVSEGGWFEPLGLMQLAPSAFFIIGLLVWLIRSVWTEQKEVAKFELRTRSVRP comes from the coding sequence ATGGCCGCCTTGATGAAACACATCTCAACGCCGCTCATTAACAACAATCCAATCACCTTGCAGATTCTGGGGATCTGTTCGGCGCTGGCTGTCACGACGTCGCTGATCACCGCTTTGACGATGGCGATGGCCTTGACGATTGTGTTGTGCGTGGCATCGGGTCTGATCAGCCTGATCCGAAATCATATTCCAACGGTGATCCGCCTGATTGTTCAGATCACAATCATTGCGTCGCTGGTGATCGTGATTGATGAAATTTTGCGGGCCTATGCGTTCCAGATCAGCCGTCAGCTTTCCATTTTTGTCGGATTGATTGTGACCAATTGTCTTGTGCTGGGTCGTGCGGAAGCCTTTGCCATGCGTAACCCGGTTATGCCTTCCATACTGGATGGTCTGGGTAACGGGCTGGGTTACAGTCTGATCCTGATTATTGTTGGCTCTATCCGGGAATTGCTGGGTGCGGGAACGCTGCTCAACTACGCTGTGTTGACGCCGGTTTCCGAAGGGGGGTGGTTTGAACCGCTGGGTCTGATGCAACTGGCCCCAAGCGCCTTTTTCATTATTGGCCTTTTGGTCTGGCTGATACGGAGCGTTTGGACAGAGCAAAAGGAAGTCGCAAAGTTTGAACTCAGAACGCGGAGCGTGCGCCCATGA
- a CDS encoding CBS domain-containing protein: MSSVSLVADYMSRDLITLSPDMEINHAMNILLEKHISGAPVVDASGRLLGVLSKKDCLAAALAASYYRDWGKPVSAYMSTDVQTLDAGMDIVAATSVFLDSSFRRFPVMENGQLVGQISRADALRAMSDNWG, translated from the coding sequence ATGAGTTCTGTCTCGCTTGTTGCCGATTACATGTCTCGTGATCTGATCACCCTGTCGCCAGACATGGAGATCAACCATGCCATGAATATTCTGCTGGAAAAGCACATTTCCGGTGCGCCGGTTGTTGATGCAAGCGGCAGGCTTTTGGGTGTGCTGTCTAAGAAAGACTGTCTGGCAGCGGCGCTGGCCGCGAGTTACTACAGGGACTGGGGCAAGCCTGTGAGCGCCTATATGTCGACAGATGTCCAGACGCTTGATGCTGGCATGGATATTGTGGCCGCGACCAGTGTTTTTCTGGACAGTTCCTTCCGACGGTTTCCCGTTATGGAAAATGGTCAGCTTGTGGGGCAGATCAGCCGGGCAGATGCGTTGCGCGCCATGAGTGACAATTGGGGATGA
- a CDS encoding DNA alkylation repair protein: MEPFKNEISPELLGLLAELLGKHLPSLNADSFVAPLLQRLPHLELKERVSLLAEAIHKVLPQPMEKRYPILASMLHPDVENSAGHSSTREGMCGWGVWPLTEIIGKHGLNDFDASLALLKEMTKRGTSEFDVRPFIDDDPSRALKTILSWVHDDNHHVRRLASEGTRPRLPWGMRLKGLIADPSATLPILYALRDDPSEYVRRSVANHLNDIAKDHPDLVAELALQWLRDASEPRRKLVRHACRSLIKQGHPGALAAFGFHGPEIVEPHITITKPQIVLGGSIDFSVEIRSTASQPQKLLIDYVVHFKKANGLHMPKVFKWTTISLDVGERRSLTRRHAIKPVTTRRYYDGKQQLMLRINGQDFGMNTFQLSME; the protein is encoded by the coding sequence ATGGAACCCTTTAAAAACGAGATCTCTCCGGAACTCTTGGGATTGCTTGCCGAGTTGCTCGGCAAGCACCTTCCGTCTCTGAACGCGGACAGTTTCGTTGCACCCTTGTTGCAGCGCCTGCCGCATCTTGAGCTGAAGGAGCGGGTCAGCCTGCTTGCAGAAGCCATTCACAAAGTGCTGCCGCAGCCGATGGAGAAGCGCTATCCCATCCTTGCATCCATGTTGCACCCCGATGTGGAAAATAGCGCAGGCCATTCGAGCACGCGGGAAGGAATGTGCGGCTGGGGCGTCTGGCCACTGACTGAAATTATCGGCAAGCATGGTTTGAACGACTTCGATGCATCTCTTGCCTTGTTGAAGGAAATGACAAAACGTGGGACATCCGAGTTTGATGTAAGGCCGTTCATTGATGATGATCCGAGCCGCGCTTTGAAAACAATTTTGAGTTGGGTCCATGATGACAATCATCACGTGCGCAGACTTGCCTCGGAAGGAACACGACCACGCTTGCCCTGGGGTATGCGGCTGAAAGGATTGATCGCCGATCCATCAGCCACGCTTCCCATATTATACGCGCTCAGGGATGACCCAAGTGAATATGTGCGTCGCTCGGTCGCCAATCATCTCAACGATATTGCCAAGGATCACCCTGATCTCGTGGCCGAGTTGGCATTGCAATGGCTGCGTGATGCGTCCGAGCCGCGCCGAAAGCTTGTCAGGCACGCATGCAGAAGCCTTATCAAACAGGGGCATCCCGGTGCACTTGCGGCATTCGGTTTTCACGGTCCTGAGATTGTTGAGCCTCATATCACAATCACAAAGCCGCAAATTGTTCTTGGTGGCAGCATCGACTTTTCGGTCGAAATTCGGTCGACAGCCAGCCAGCCGCAGAAGCTGCTTATCGATTATGTCGTACATTTCAAGAAGGCAAATGGCTTGCATATGCCGAAAGTGTTCAAATGGACGACTATTTCCCTGGATGTTGGTGAACGCCGTTCTCTAACGAGGCGGCACGCGATCAAACCGGTGACAACACGACGATATTACGACGGCAAACAGCAATTGATGCTTCGGATCAACGGGCAAGATTTCGGCATGAACACGTTTCAATTGTCTATGGAATAA